A region of Clostridium acetobutylicum ATCC 824 DNA encodes the following proteins:
- a CDS encoding DUF4364 family protein yields the protein MFEDTLELAENKLLLLYILHKLEFPISKNQFTEIILENNFMNYFILQQYISELISSNFVKSEQKDNKHSVSITHSGTKVLNLFINRLSIDKKDLIDKYISSNLHNIKNAISVTADYTIANKNSFIVDLKAIENDITLIDIKLNVVSNKQARDLCNKWKSSSSEIYNKIINLLTND from the coding sequence ATGTTTGAAGACACTTTAGAATTAGCTGAAAACAAACTTCTTTTGCTTTATATATTACATAAATTAGAATTTCCAATTTCGAAAAATCAATTTACCGAAATAATTCTTGAAAACAATTTTATGAATTATTTTATACTTCAGCAGTATATTTCCGAACTTATATCTTCAAATTTTGTTAAATCAGAACAGAAAGATAATAAACACAGTGTTTCCATTACTCATAGCGGTACAAAAGTTTTAAACTTATTTATAAATAGGCTCAGTATAGATAAAAAGGATTTAATAGATAAATATATATCTTCTAACCTTCACAATATAAAAAATGCTATAAGTGTTACGGCTGATTATACAATAGCAAACAAAAATAGTTTTATCGTAGATTTAAAAGCCATTGAAAACGACATAACTTTAATAGATATAAAATTAAATGTTGTTTCTAATAAACAAGCTAGAGACCTCTGCAATAAATGGAAAAGTTCATCTTCAGAAATATACAATAAAATAATAAACCTTCTTACCAATGATTAA
- a CDS encoding YncE family protein gives MSSICVCNSGSDDLSVIDLDTLEESSKISLRIQTGRIGPHGICRYNDDIVTSNTFSNTLSFINFKSRKVYKSSFIGMHCNDLRILGNKAYVICGDSNSIIKYDIKNEAIEEIIPCGYMPHSIDFNVKNNMFVTSDMGSSSITIFKEGSSSYIKRIKVGEYPTKAVFTKDGEKVIVCESNIGTDHNGTISIIPLNNIQKRCSIEVGKWPVDIFYDNNICIVSNFGDSTISIINLDEEKEMKRIYVGGMPRGVLKKNSIIYVGDSYNNSLICMDMISGKKKVIPIGNEPTGIIFV, from the coding sequence GTGAGTTCTATTTGTGTGTGTAATTCTGGTTCAGATGATTTATCTGTTATAGATTTGGATACATTAGAAGAGTCCTCAAAAATTAGTTTAAGAATCCAAACCGGCAGAATTGGACCTCATGGTATTTGTAGGTATAATGATGACATAGTAACCTCAAATACTTTTAGTAATACTTTATCTTTTATAAATTTTAAGAGTAGAAAGGTATACAAAAGCTCATTTATAGGTATGCATTGTAATGACCTAAGGATATTGGGAAATAAGGCATACGTTATATGTGGTGATTCTAATAGTATTATAAAATATGATATTAAAAATGAAGCCATAGAGGAAATAATTCCATGTGGATACATGCCTCATAGTATAGATTTTAATGTTAAGAATAACATGTTTGTAACATCTGATATGGGAAGTTCCAGTATTACAATTTTTAAGGAGGGAAGTTCTAGTTATATAAAAAGAATAAAAGTGGGAGAATATCCTACAAAAGCTGTTTTTACTAAGGATGGAGAAAAGGTAATAGTTTGCGAAAGCAATATAGGCACAGACCACAATGGAACTATAAGTATAATACCTCTAAATAATATACAAAAAAGATGCAGTATAGAAGTTGGCAAATGGCCTGTTGATATATTTTATGACAATAATATCTGTATTGTGTCAAATTTTGGAGACAGTACTATTAGTATAATTAATTTAGATGAAGAAAAGGAAATGAAAAGAATATATGTAGGAGGTATGCCAAGAGGAGTACTGAAAAAAAATAGTATAATATATGTAGGTGACAGCTATAACAATAGTCTTATTTGTATGGATATGATTTCGGGCAAAAAAAAGGTAATACCAATAGGAAATGAACCTACAGGTATTATTTTTGTTTAA
- a CDS encoding TIGR03905 family TSCPD domain-containing protein — protein sequence MQHVYKTKGVCASEIHFDVEDNIIRKVDFLGGCPGNTLGVSKLIEGMSVNEAISKLKGIDCRGKGTSCPDQLSKALEELKQDAV from the coding sequence ATGCAACATGTATATAAAACAAAAGGTGTCTGTGCATCAGAAATTCATTTTGATGTTGAGGATAATATAATAAGGAAGGTCGATTTTTTAGGTGGTTGTCCTGGAAATACCCTAGGTGTAAGCAAATTAATAGAAGGTATGTCTGTCAATGAGGCTATATCAAAATTAAAGGGAATAGACTGTAGAGGAAAAGGCACATCTTGCCCTGATCAACTTTCAAAAGCTTTAGAAGAATTAAAACAAGACGCAGTATAA
- a CDS encoding aspartate aminotransferase family protein, with translation MSKSYLMNTYGRFNVTFDKGEGTKLYDKDGNEYIDFVSGVAVNCLGHCNPSIVKAIEEQSSKLMHVSNYYWNENAMELTEILCKNSEFDKVFMCNSGTEAIEAGLKLARKYALLHGDENKKEIIYMDNSFHGRTMGALSVTGQPKYQESFKPLIGAVKSVKFNDLDDIKQKISSKTAAVIVEPIQGEGGIIPAKKEYLKLLRDLCDENNALLIFDEVQCGMGRVGSLFAYQKFEVVPDIVCIAKALGGGFPIGAMLAKESVASSFVPGDHGNTYGGNPLACAVAIAVLKELVDKKVVEINVNEKSKYLFDKLMTLKEKYKVINDVRGMGLLIGVEVACDVKKIINKCFESKLLLITAGKNVVRFLPPLNVSFEEIDKALGIFEESIK, from the coding sequence ATGTCAAAAAGCTATTTAATGAATACTTATGGAAGGTTTAATGTTACTTTTGACAAGGGAGAGGGAACAAAGCTATATGATAAAGATGGCAATGAATATATAGATTTTGTATCTGGGGTGGCTGTAAATTGTTTAGGACATTGTAATCCTTCAATTGTAAAGGCTATTGAAGAACAAAGCAGTAAGCTAATGCATGTGTCAAACTATTACTGGAATGAAAACGCCATGGAATTAACTGAAATATTATGCAAGAATAGTGAATTTGATAAGGTGTTTATGTGTAATAGTGGTACAGAGGCAATTGAAGCAGGACTTAAACTGGCAAGAAAATATGCTCTCCTCCATGGGGATGAAAATAAAAAAGAAATTATATATATGGATAATTCGTTTCATGGAAGAACTATGGGAGCACTTTCAGTTACAGGACAACCAAAATATCAAGAAAGCTTTAAACCTTTAATTGGAGCTGTAAAAAGTGTTAAATTTAATGATTTAGATGACATAAAACAAAAAATAAGTAGCAAAACTGCAGCTGTTATAGTAGAGCCAATTCAAGGAGAAGGTGGTATAATTCCAGCTAAAAAAGAATACTTAAAGCTTCTTAGAGATTTATGTGATGAAAATAATGCTCTTTTAATTTTTGATGAGGTTCAGTGTGGAATGGGGAGAGTTGGAAGTCTTTTTGCATATCAAAAGTTTGAGGTAGTACCGGATATAGTTTGCATAGCAAAGGCTCTTGGAGGAGGATTTCCAATAGGAGCAATGCTGGCAAAAGAGAGTGTAGCTTCTTCATTTGTTCCAGGGGACCACGGAAATACATATGGAGGAAATCCACTTGCATGTGCGGTTGCTATTGCAGTGCTAAAGGAACTCGTGGATAAAAAAGTTGTTGAAATAAATGTAAATGAGAAGAGCAAATATCTATTTGATAAATTAATGACATTAAAAGAAAAATATAAGGTTATAAATGATGTTAGAGGAATGGGACTTCTAATTGGAGTGGAAGTAGCTTGTGATGTTAAAAAAATAATAAATAAATGTTTTGAAAGTAAACTTCTCTTAATTACGGCAGGAAAAAATGTAGTTAGATTTTTACCACCTCTAAATGTTAGTTTTGAAGAAATCGATAAAGCTCTAGGTATATTTGAGGAGAGTATAAAGTAG
- the argB gene encoding acetylglutamate kinase, with translation MKKMQEPIEDPLSKLTQYSGKTFVIKYGGSIMKNKKAEEAFIKDVKYLRKLGINIVIVHGGGPEISRWLELSGIESRFVDGLRVTDEKVIEIVQMVLSGKINKKLSLQFNIDGVNAVGLSGVDNKLIEATKKYVYKGNETIDIGYVGKVTKVNSEFIKELLKGGQVPVIAPIGCDNKGNVYNINADYAAAFISSALDAEKLIILTDVEGVYRNINDPQSIIHEIDIKDVNYYIKEEIIKGGMIPKVQCCASAIENGTKNVQLIDGRNDHCLINDILNYRGTIISYRSGVKCQKAI, from the coding sequence ATGAAAAAAATGCAAGAACCTATAGAAGATCCTTTATCTAAACTTACGCAATATAGTGGAAAGACATTCGTGATAAAGTATGGTGGAAGTATTATGAAAAATAAAAAAGCTGAAGAGGCTTTTATAAAAGATGTTAAATATCTTAGAAAGCTAGGAATTAATATAGTTATAGTTCATGGAGGCGGTCCTGAAATTTCTAGATGGCTTGAGCTCTCAGGAATAGAAAGTAGATTTGTTGATGGACTTAGAGTTACTGATGAGAAAGTAATAGAAATAGTTCAAATGGTGCTTTCAGGGAAAATAAATAAAAAATTATCGCTTCAATTTAATATAGATGGAGTTAATGCTGTAGGCTTGAGTGGAGTGGATAATAAACTTATAGAGGCAACTAAGAAATATGTGTATAAAGGTAATGAAACAATAGATATAGGTTATGTTGGAAAGGTAACCAAGGTAAATTCAGAGTTTATAAAAGAGTTACTTAAAGGTGGACAGGTGCCGGTAATAGCACCTATAGGATGCGACAATAAAGGTAATGTATATAATATAAATGCTGATTATGCTGCAGCTTTTATAAGTTCAGCTTTGGATGCAGAAAAACTTATAATATTAACGGATGTAGAGGGAGTTTATAGAAATATTAATGATCCTCAGAGTATAATTCATGAGATAGATATTAAAGATGTTAATTATTACATTAAGGAAGAAATAATAAAAGGTGGAATGATACCTAAGGTGCAATGTTGTGCTAGTGCTATAGAAAATGGGACTAAAAATGTGCAGCTTATAGATGGAAGAAATGATCATTGTCTTATAAATGATATTTTAAATTATAGAGGTACAATAATTTCTTATAGGAGTGGTGTAAAATGTCAAAAAGCTATTTAA
- the argC gene encoding N-acetyl-gamma-glutamyl-phosphate reductase, translated as MIQAGIIGATGYAGEVLTWLLNNHPNVNLVFLASHSHGNSSFNSTYGNFTNVIENLCIDDNEVEDNLDNIDILFTALPSGKTFSIVKKAVEEKVKVIDLGADYRLKSAEVYKEWYNINHECKKLLKDAVYGLSEIYREKIKTSNLIANPGCYPTASSLALIPLLKNNLIDTSSIIIDAKSGVSGAGRKASTNNLFIECNDSIKAYGVASHRHTPEIEQTLTNEAKEKITLTFTPHLVPMNRGILSVCYSNLKKEIELNEVYDIYKKFYKNEPFIRIIDTLPETRWVKGSNYCDIAIRIDKRTNKIIVLSAIDNLMKGAASQAVQNMNIMYGLAEKTGIDLTPMFP; from the coding sequence ATGATACAAGCTGGCATAATAGGTGCTACAGGGTATGCAGGAGAAGTTTTAACATGGTTACTAAATAATCACCCAAATGTAAATTTAGTTTTTTTAGCATCTCACAGCCATGGTAATTCATCCTTTAATTCTACCTATGGTAATTTTACAAATGTAATTGAAAATTTATGCATAGATGATAATGAAGTTGAAGATAATTTGGATAATATAGATATCCTTTTTACTGCTCTACCTTCTGGAAAAACTTTTTCTATTGTAAAAAAGGCCGTAGAAGAAAAGGTTAAAGTCATAGACTTAGGAGCAGACTACAGACTAAAGTCTGCCGAGGTTTATAAAGAATGGTATAACATTAACCATGAGTGTAAAAAACTTCTTAAAGATGCCGTATACGGTCTTTCTGAAATATACAGAGAAAAAATTAAGACTTCAAATTTAATAGCAAATCCAGGATGTTATCCAACAGCATCCTCCCTTGCACTTATTCCTCTTTTAAAGAATAATCTTATAGATACAAGTTCCATAATAATAGATGCTAAATCAGGAGTATCTGGTGCAGGTAGAAAGGCTTCCACTAATAATTTATTCATAGAATGTAACGATAGTATTAAAGCTTATGGTGTCGCTTCACATAGACATACACCTGAAATAGAGCAAACTCTTACTAATGAAGCTAAAGAAAAAATAACTCTAACCTTTACTCCTCATTTAGTACCTATGAATAGAGGCATTCTTTCTGTTTGCTACAGCAACTTAAAGAAAGAAATAGAATTAAATGAAGTATATGATATCTATAAAAAATTTTATAAGAATGAACCATTTATAAGAATTATAGATACATTACCTGAAACAAGATGGGTTAAAGGCTCTAACTACTGCGATATTGCAATAAGAATAGATAAAAGAACAAACAAAATAATAGTTTTATCAGCTATCGATAATTTAATGAAGGGAGCTGCAAGTCAAGCCGTTCAAAACATGAACATAATGTACGGTTTAGCTGAAAAAACTGGAATAGATTTAACCCCTATGTTTCCTTAA
- the argJ gene encoding bifunctional glutamate N-acetyltransferase/amino-acid acetyltransferase ArgJ, whose product MDTIKVLNNKNITDVPYFKAIGVASGIKGNNKSDLCVIYSEKPCIAAGTFTTNKVKAAPVLLDLKHIESENIYAIVANSGNANACTGDDGYEKAYLMAECTAKHLKIKPEEVLVASTGVIGVPLPIDKVMFGIEKAFSILPKSDANKAIDAIMTTDTVQKKIFVEFMLDKKKVTICAIAKGSGMIHPNMATMLSFIVTDANITKDLLNKALKESVKDSYNMISVDRDTSTNDMALLLANGASGNTLISSENSDYEVFKKALHYVNVEISKMIAKDGEGATKLIEAKVFGASSSRDAKVAAKSVITSNLVKAAVFGSDANWGRIICALGYSAAEIDPSKVDISFSNNDSKVETCLKGTGLNFDEEAAKKILDGDHVIIEVNLNNGKFNATAWGCDLTYDYVKINGSYRS is encoded by the coding sequence ATGGACACAATAAAAGTATTAAATAATAAAAATATTACAGATGTTCCTTATTTTAAAGCAATAGGTGTTGCATCAGGAATTAAAGGTAATAATAAAAGTGATTTATGCGTAATTTACAGCGAAAAACCTTGCATAGCTGCTGGAACTTTTACTACAAACAAGGTAAAGGCTGCTCCTGTTCTTTTAGATTTAAAACATATAGAATCAGAAAACATATATGCTATAGTAGCTAATAGTGGAAATGCAAATGCTTGTACGGGTGATGATGGCTATGAAAAGGCATATCTAATGGCTGAATGCACAGCAAAACATCTAAAAATAAAGCCAGAAGAAGTTTTAGTGGCTTCAACAGGTGTAATAGGAGTTCCCCTTCCGATTGATAAGGTTATGTTCGGAATAGAAAAAGCTTTTTCAATACTTCCCAAAAGTGATGCTAACAAAGCTATAGATGCAATAATGACCACTGATACTGTACAAAAAAAAATCTTTGTAGAATTTATGCTTGATAAAAAAAAGGTTACAATTTGCGCTATTGCAAAAGGCTCTGGAATGATTCATCCTAATATGGCAACAATGTTAAGTTTTATAGTAACAGATGCAAATATAACAAAAGATTTGCTAAATAAGGCATTAAAAGAAAGTGTTAAGGATTCCTATAACATGATCTCCGTAGATAGAGATACAAGTACTAATGATATGGCTTTATTACTTGCAAATGGAGCTTCTGGTAATACACTCATATCCTCAGAAAACTCTGATTATGAAGTGTTTAAAAAAGCTCTTCACTATGTAAATGTAGAAATTTCTAAAATGATAGCAAAAGATGGAGAAGGAGCTACAAAATTAATTGAAGCTAAAGTATTCGGTGCTTCATCTTCAAGAGATGCTAAAGTAGCTGCAAAATCAGTTATAACATCAAATCTAGTAAAAGCTGCAGTATTTGGCAGCGATGCTAACTGGGGTAGAATAATATGTGCACTTGGATACAGTGCTGCAGAAATCGATCCTTCTAAAGTAGATATTTCCTTCTCTAATAATGATTCAAAAGTTGAAACCTGTTTAAAAGGTACAGGACTAAATTTTGACGAAGAAGCCGCTAAAAAAATATTGGATGGTGATCATGTAATAATAGAGGTTAATTTAAATAATGGTAAATTTAATGCAACTGCCTGGGGCTGCGATTTAACCTATGATTATGTGAAAATTAATGGGAGTTACAGATCGTAA
- a CDS encoding ABC transporter ATP-binding protein — translation MKKGTLFRLASYVGKYKMYMFISLIFALISNVLIAFMPLIVGKGIDNIKSQGKVDFNNLLKIIIVLAAVYLISSIFTWLFTAVANILAYNTVRDLRNEALSKISTLPLKYFDVNPHGDIMSRLTNDMDAISDGLFQGITQFFPAIVTIISSILLMLSLSIKLTGIIILMTPLCFFIASFITKRSNKMFKQQQNTVGELNGYIEEIIGNEKIVKLFGYEKRAEKKFSEINSRLYNCGQLAQFYSSLTNPSTRFVNNITYVLVGAVGGLLAVLSGLSIGTISSFLTYSTQFSQPINNVTGVATQLQAAFASAERVFSILDEIPEKKDNEGAKKFEHCEGNISFNNVSFSYNKKQPLIENFSVDIKKGSTIAIVGPTGAGKTTMVNLLMRFYDIDGGKITIDGKDINKMKRNDVRGQFGMVLQDTWLFEGTIKENIAYGKPDASMEEIESAAKKAYIHNFIKRLSDGYDTRITESGGNLSEGQKQLLTIARVMLINPPMLILDEATSSVDTRTEIKIQNAFLKMMEGRTSFVIAHRLSTIKDADLILVMKNGHIVERGKHEELVNSEGLYREIYESQFKNAV, via the coding sequence ATGAAAAAAGGGACCTTATTTAGACTGGCGAGTTATGTGGGAAAGTATAAAATGTACATGTTTATATCATTAATATTTGCCTTAATAAGTAATGTACTTATAGCCTTTATGCCTCTAATTGTTGGAAAGGGAATTGATAATATAAAATCTCAAGGTAAGGTGGATTTTAATAATTTACTTAAAATAATTATTGTTTTGGCAGCAGTTTATTTAATTAGTTCTATTTTTACATGGCTTTTTACTGCAGTTGCGAACATATTAGCCTATAATACTGTACGTGATTTAAGGAATGAAGCTTTAAGTAAAATAAGTACACTTCCTTTAAAATACTTTGATGTAAATCCTCATGGTGATATAATGAGCAGGCTTACAAATGATATGGATGCTATTTCTGACGGATTGTTTCAAGGAATAACTCAATTCTTTCCGGCTATTGTAACTATAATAAGTTCAATTCTGCTTATGCTATCTCTAAGTATAAAATTGACAGGAATAATAATACTTATGACTCCGTTATGTTTTTTTATAGCATCATTTATTACAAAACGATCTAATAAAATGTTTAAGCAGCAGCAAAATACTGTTGGAGAATTAAATGGTTATATAGAAGAAATAATAGGGAATGAAAAAATAGTAAAATTATTCGGATATGAAAAAAGAGCAGAGAAGAAATTTTCCGAGATAAATTCAAGATTATATAATTGCGGACAACTAGCACAATTTTATTCTTCATTAACAAATCCATCAACTAGATTTGTTAATAATATTACATATGTGTTAGTTGGAGCTGTAGGAGGATTACTTGCAGTTTTAAGTGGTTTAAGCATAGGTACAATTTCAAGCTTTTTGACTTACTCTACACAGTTTTCTCAGCCTATAAATAATGTAACCGGGGTTGCAACACAGCTTCAAGCGGCATTTGCTTCAGCTGAAAGGGTATTTTCAATTTTAGATGAGATTCCAGAAAAAAAGGATAATGAAGGAGCTAAAAAGTTCGAGCATTGCGAGGGAAATATAAGCTTTAATAATGTATCATTTTCATATAATAAAAAACAGCCTCTTATAGAAAATTTTAGTGTAGATATAAAAAAAGGAAGCACTATAGCAATAGTAGGACCGACAGGTGCAGGAAAAACAACAATGGTTAATCTTTTAATGAGATTTTACGACATAGATGGAGGAAAAATAACCATAGATGGTAAGGATATAAACAAAATGAAAAGAAATGATGTTAGAGGTCAATTTGGTATGGTGCTTCAGGATACTTGGCTTTTTGAAGGGACTATAAAGGAAAATATAGCCTATGGAAAGCCTGATGCTTCTATGGAGGAAATTGAGAGTGCTGCAAAGAAAGCATATATTCACAATTTTATAAAAAGGCTTTCAGATGGATATGATACAAGGATAACAGAATCAGGTGGTAATCTTTCAGAAGGCCAAAAGCAGCTTTTAACTATAGCTAGAGTAATGCTTATAAATCCACCAATGCTTATACTTGATGAGGCAACTAGCAGTGTAGATACGAGAACAGAGATAAAAATACAAAATGCTTTTCTTAAGATGATGGAAGGGCGTACAAGCTTTGTGATTGCCCATAGACTTTCTACTATCAAAGATGCAGATTTAATTTTAGTTATGAAGAATGGGCATATAGTAGAAAGGGGTAAACATGAAGAGCTTGTAAATAGCGAAGGTTTATATAGAGAAATCTATGAAAGTCAATTTAAAAATGCTGTATAA
- a CDS encoding ABC transporter ATP-binding protein: MFELLKLIKPYKKQVILGPIFKLIEAIFEISIPTIMVLITDKGISTKDNGYIVKIGIIMILMAIFGVMASFTCQYFASIASQGFGTILRNELFKKIGTFSYNEIDEFGTASLINRVTNDVNQLQLALAMFIRLAIRVPFLCIGGIIMAMFLDVKLSTIMYLSIPVFAFVVYLIMSKSLPLYKVVQRKLDSLALILRENLSGIRVIRAFSKMEREKERFKNSNEELTNEVIRVGKISALMNPLTSIIMNFSVLAILWFGGTRVNGGAITRGKIIAYINYTNLVLSALIIVANLIVIFTKAAASAARVEEVFNTEISINYLDNKEFKKEDIRDASLIKFDNVAFSYKNSKEYAISDISFEIKKGQTVGIIGGTGAGKTTLINLIPRLYDTAKGQVFINGIDVKNYPKTVLEEKIGVVPQKAILFSGTIFENISWGRENASLEEIKDAAKIGMASEFIEKLPKKYDTNISQGGANFSGGQKQRLTIARALVKKPEILILDDSLSALDYATDAALRQELKENSKDMTVLMVTQRISTIKDADLIIVLDDGKVAGVGTHNELLEESEVYKEICNSQLSKEAV; encoded by the coding sequence TTGTTTGAATTATTAAAACTCATAAAGCCATATAAAAAACAAGTTATATTAGGTCCAATTTTTAAATTAATTGAAGCGATATTTGAAATATCAATTCCAACCATAATGGTACTTATAACAGACAAAGGAATAAGCACGAAGGATAATGGGTATATAGTTAAAATAGGAATTATAATGATTTTAATGGCAATCTTTGGTGTTATGGCTTCATTTACATGTCAGTATTTTGCATCTATTGCATCACAAGGTTTCGGTACAATTTTGAGAAATGAATTATTTAAGAAGATAGGAACATTTTCATATAATGAAATTGATGAATTTGGAACGGCATCACTTATAAATCGTGTAACCAATGATGTAAATCAACTTCAACTTGCATTAGCTATGTTTATTAGACTTGCTATAAGAGTTCCTTTTTTATGCATAGGCGGAATTATAATGGCCATGTTTTTGGATGTGAAACTTTCAACCATAATGTATTTATCAATTCCAGTATTTGCATTTGTGGTATATCTTATAATGAGTAAATCATTGCCCTTGTACAAGGTGGTCCAAAGAAAACTTGATAGTTTAGCACTTATTTTAAGAGAAAATCTATCAGGAATAAGGGTAATAAGAGCTTTTTCTAAAATGGAAAGGGAAAAAGAAAGATTCAAAAATTCTAATGAAGAACTTACAAATGAAGTAATTAGAGTTGGAAAAATTTCAGCACTTATGAATCCACTTACAAGTATAATAATGAATTTTTCTGTTTTAGCAATACTTTGGTTTGGAGGAACAAGGGTAAATGGCGGCGCAATTACAAGAGGAAAAATAATAGCCTATATAAATTACACTAATTTAGTTTTATCAGCACTGATAATTGTAGCTAATTTAATTGTAATATTCACAAAGGCAGCGGCTAGTGCAGCTAGAGTAGAGGAAGTATTTAATACAGAAATAAGTATAAATTACTTAGATAATAAGGAGTTTAAGAAAGAAGATATTAGAGATGCTTCACTTATTAAATTTGATAATGTAGCCTTTTCATATAAAAATTCTAAAGAATATGCTATAAGCGATATTTCTTTTGAAATAAAAAAAGGACAAACAGTTGGTATAATTGGGGGAACTGGGGCAGGCAAAACTACTCTTATAAATCTTATACCAAGATTATACGATACGGCTAAGGGTCAAGTTTTTATTAATGGAATAGATGTTAAAAATTATCCTAAAACTGTGCTTGAAGAGAAGATAGGAGTAGTACCACAAAAAGCAATTTTATTTTCAGGAACTATTTTTGAAAATATAAGTTGGGGAAGAGAAAATGCATCTCTTGAGGAAATTAAAGATGCAGCTAAGATTGGTATGGCATCAGAATTTATTGAAAAACTCCCTAAAAAATATGATACAAATATTTCTCAAGGTGGAGCTAATTTCTCGGGAGGACAAAAGCAAAGACTTACCATAGCAAGGGCTTTAGTGAAAAAGCCAGAAATACTTATCTTAGATGATAGTTTAAGTGCACTTGATTACGCAACAGATGCAGCACTTAGGCAGGAATTAAAAGAAAATTCTAAGGATATGACGGTGCTTATGGTAACTCAGAGAATAAGTACTATAAAAGATGCTGATTTAATTATTGTTTTAGATGATGGAAAAGTAGCTGGCGTCGGAACACATAATGAACTTTTAGAAGAATCAGAAGTATATAAAGAAATATGTAATTCTCAGCTTTCAAAGGAGGCGGTATAG
- a CDS encoding LysR family transcriptional regulator, translating to MDIKQLKYFYTIAEEGKITTAAKKLHIAQPPLSYQLKNLETELGVKLVERGSRNIKLTDAGLMLYNRAKQILNLTQTTIDELNDFKNGTHGTLSIGTVSSSGWSLVNNILIKFHKKYPLINFEIHEGNTYELLEILKRGIIEFAIVRTPFNSYGLNCIYLPKEPMVAVMREDFNYSLSNTTKISELKDKPLIFYRRFEKLIYEACENSNFRPKVFCKNDDARTTLLWASAGFGIAIVPKSVVSLGNSNLIYKKIEDASLSTQLAAIWPKNNYISSSAKNFFEMFNI from the coding sequence ATGGACATCAAACAATTAAAATATTTTTATACAATTGCAGAGGAAGGGAAAATAACAACTGCGGCAAAAAAACTCCACATTGCACAGCCGCCTTTAAGCTATCAACTAAAGAATCTAGAAACTGAACTTGGGGTAAAACTAGTTGAGAGAGGCAGTAGAAATATTAAGCTTACTGACGCCGGCTTAATGCTCTACAACCGCGCGAAGCAAATATTAAATCTAACACAAACCACTATAGATGAATTAAATGATTTTAAGAACGGAACACATGGAACCTTATCAATTGGTACTGTTTCCTCTTCAGGCTGGTCTCTTGTAAACAATATATTAATAAAATTCCATAAGAAATATCCTTTAATAAACTTTGAAATTCATGAAGGCAATACATACGAACTACTTGAAATATTAAAAAGAGGCATAATTGAGTTTGCAATTGTTAGAACACCTTTTAATTCCTATGGACTTAATTGTATCTACTTACCTAAGGAGCCTATGGTTGCTGTAATGCGTGAAGATTTTAATTATAGCTTAAGTAATACTACGAAAATAAGCGAACTTAAAGACAAACCTCTTATTTTTTATAGAAGATTTGAAAAATTAATATATGAAGCCTGTGAAAATTCTAATTTTCGTCCAAAGGTATTTTGTAAAAATGATGATGCCAGAACCACATTATTATGGGCAAGTGCTGGATTTGGAATAGCCATAGTACCAAAATCTGTTGTATCCTTAGGTAATTCCAATTTAATATATAAAAAAATAGAGGATGCTTCTCTATCAACTCAATTAGCTGCTATATGGCCTAAAAACAACTACATATCCTCTTCTGCTAAAAACTTCTTTGAAATGTTCAATATATAA